One part of the Amphiprion ocellaris isolate individual 3 ecotype Okinawa chromosome 24, ASM2253959v1, whole genome shotgun sequence genome encodes these proteins:
- the cdk15 gene encoding cyclin-dependent kinase 15, with product MRSCSSSQRPQEGSKHSSMENSDVLSEEEEEEEEEEEEEEVMGLCLLVLNHVSHMRLEEEPRMSREEEEEEEEEEMEGVCRWLSCCRGNEEEEEEEVKVEEVLFRKSCSSSSLPPAQLDQSPSSPSGSRSHWFHTLQVRRLRVQRGRSNSDPLRAASCQDVFTWKPGLQFGAAQSYLSLEKLGEGAFASVYKGISRINGQLVALKVIRMKTEEGVPFTAIREASLLKRLKHANIVLLHDIVHTRETLTFVFEFVQTDLSQYLQQHPGGLHSHNVRIFMFQLLRGLCYIHSRRILHRDLKPHNLLINHLGELKLADFGLARSKSIPSQTFSSEVVTLWYRPPDVLLGSTDYSTALDMWGAGCIFIEMLQGAPAFPGTSDELEQLQKIWMVLGVPSEDSWPGVSQLPNYRPEWFLPSKPKQFRTVWKRLNQLPYKTEDLVQNLLKVLPADRISAQDSLQHLYFSTLPPPIMHLRDTMSIFKVPGVRLETEVRDVFNPGRRIKPSLLPAAKCW from the exons ATGAGGAGCTGCAGTTCCAGTCAGCGACCACAGGAGGGCAGCAAACATTCATCAATGGAGAACAGCGATGTTCtgtctgaggaggaggaggaggaggaggaggaggaggaggaagaggaggtcaTGGGACTCTGTTTGCTCGTCCTGAACCATGTGAGTCACATGAGACTGGAGGAAGAACCCAGAatgagcagagaagaagaagaagaagaagaagaagaggagatggagggcGTGTGTCGGTGGCTGAGCTGCTGCCGTGgcaatgaggaggaagaggaggaggaggtgaaggtggaggaggtgttGTTCAGGAAGAGCTGCAGCTCCTCGTCCCTCCCACCTGCTCAG CTGGACCAGTCCCCATCGTCCCCGTCTGGGTCCAGGTCTCACTGGTTCCACACCCTGCAGGTCCGGCGGCTCCGAGTCCAGCGAGGACGCAGCAACAGCGACCCTCTGAGGGCGGCCAGCTGCCAGGACGTCTTCACCTGG AAACCGGGTCTGCAGTTCGGCGCTGCTCAGTCCTACCTGAGTCTGGAGAAGCTGGGAGAAGGAGCGTTCGCTTCCGTCTACAAAGGAATCAGCAG GATCAACGGTCAGCTGGTGGCTCTGAAAGTGATCCGGATGAAGACGGAGGAGGGAGTTCCTTTTACTGCCATCAGAGAAG CGTCTCTCCTCAAACGTCTGAAACACGCCAACATCGTCCTGCTCCATGACATCGTTCACACCAGAGAGACGCTGACCTTCGTCTTCGAATTCGtg CAAACTGACCTGTCCCAGTACCTGCAGCAGCATCCTGGAGGTCTACACTCCCACAACGTGCGG ATCTTCATGTTCCAGCTGCTCCGGGGTCTCTGCTACATCCACAGCCGGAGAATCCTCCACCGAGACCTGAAGCCCCACAACCTGCTGATCAACCACCTGGGAGAACTCAAGCTGGCCGACTTCG gtCTGGCCCGGTCCAAGTCCATCCCCAGCCAGACGTTCTCTTCAGAGGTGGTGACTCTGTGGTACCGACCCCCCGACGTCCTGCTGGGCTCCACCGACTACTCCACGGCTCTGGACATGTG GGGCGCCGGCTGCATCTTCATAGAGATGCTACAGGGGGCGCCGGCGTTCCCGGGGACGTCGGACGAGTTGGAGCAGCTGCAGAAGATCTGGATG GTTCTGGGCGTTCCCTCTGAGGACAGCTGGCCTGGAGTCAGCCAGCTGCCCAACTACAGACCAG AATGGTTCCTGCCCTCCAAACCGAAACAGTTCAGGACCGTGTGGAAAAG GTTGAACCAGCTGCCCTACAAGACCGAGGATCTGGTCCAGAACCTGCTGAAGGTCCTTCCTGCAGACCGGATCTCGGCTCAGGACTCCCTGCAGCACTTGTACTTCAGCACCCTGCCTCCTCCCATCATGCACCTCAGAGACA CGATGTCCATCTTCAAGGTTCCCGGCGTTCGTCTGGAGACGGAGGTCAGAGACGTCTTCAACCCCGGACGGCGGATCAAACCGTCGCTGCTTCCTGCCGCCAAATGTTGGTGA